In a genomic window of Gigantopelta aegis isolate Gae_Host chromosome 9, Gae_host_genome, whole genome shotgun sequence:
- the LOC121380411 gene encoding uncharacterized protein LOC121380411, whose protein sequence is MATLSLYIVSICFPVVLLTARFTQSAITKCEKISSCSCKTNNGKVIDLSPLAGVGTPRFKDKMSPSGDLFSWNPCFAFSEGGLSGLAACQQRPALPPLFYNTGSQDSAVFEVDASKGLQVVYTATTDVLRTTKVTLKCDHNKEQEFTAQGEVTPGVAVYDLTLVSKYCCEDEREITVTVTLSIGSILIIVFFSALLMYLLTGSVVQKYGRKAAGREIIPNYVFWSSVPGYIKSGFIFTGSCIKRTKTYDNI, encoded by the exons ATGGCCACTCTCTCATTATACATAGTCAGTATTTGTTTTCCCGTTGTCTTGCTAACCGCTCGTTTCACACAAAGCGCAATAACGAAATGTGAGAAAATATCGTCATGTTCTTGCAAGACAAACAACGGCAAAGTAATAGACTTGAGTCCGCTGGCTGGCGTTGGAACTCCTAG ATTCAAGGATAAGATGTCACCGTCGGGAGACCTGTTTTCGTGGAATCCTTGTTTTGCGTTCAGTGAGGGAGGACTATCTGGACTAGCG GCATGTCAGCAACGGCCTGCATTACCTCCCCTGTTTTACAATACTGGCAGCCAGGACAGCGCCGTGTTTGAGGTGGACGCGTCCAAAGGGTTACAAGTAGTTTACACCGCCACCACTGACGTGTTGAG AACGACGAAAGTAACGCTGAAGTGCGACCACAACAAGGAACAAGAGTTCACAGCGCAAGGGGAAGTAACTCCTGGAGTGGCTGTATAT GACCTCACTCTGGTGAGTAAATATTGCTGTGAGGACGAGCGTGAGATAACTGTTACGGTGACACTGTCGATAGGCAGCATCCTGATCATCGT gtttttctCCGCCTTGCTTATGTACCTGCTCACCGGAAGTGTAGTTCAGAAGTATGGACGGAAAGCAGCAGGCCGTGAAATCATTCCGAACTATGTGTTCTGGTCGTCAGTTCCCGGATACATAAag AGTGGATTCATCTTTACCGGAAGTTGTATTAAACGTACAAAGACATATGATAATATATAG
- the LOC121380800 gene encoding type I iodothyronine deiodinase-like codes for MENYSDVVDFLVVYLEEAHPPQWWQRPNNYIINIHQNIQERIKAAGILKGLGVDCDMVVDQLDNAANWAYGGQPEKVCMIENGILTYESEKGPFGFTMEEVERRLRKLQEN; via the coding sequence ATGGAGAACTATTCTGACGTGGTCGATTTCCTCGTGGTGTATCTGGAGGAGGCACACCCGCCCCAGTGGTGGCAGCGACCTAACAACTACATCATCAACATTCACCAGAATATTCAGGAACGTATCAAAGCAGCAGGTATCCTCAAAGGACTCGGGGTCGACTGCGATATGGTGGTTGACCAGTTGGATAACGCTGCTAACTGGGCGTACGGCGGGCAGCCGGAGAAAGTGTGTATGATTGAGAATGGTATTCTGACGTACGAGAGTGAGAAGGGTCCGTTCGGATTCACCATGGAAGAGGTGGAAAGGCGTCTGAGAAAACTTCAGGAAAATTAA
- the LOC121380803 gene encoding thyroxine 5-deiodinase-like has translation MDSRLSWYRFIRGYVILWADIFLLVILRILHVFRSVPYIEPVATQLTKLVEWLPENLQRLRVKVSVYGITNVRFFHIIRAWKYEIFKLSEVGQKAPDVGLVRFDGVSCRLLDFMKPGRPLVVVFGSCT, from the coding sequence ATGGATTCCCGTCTGTCATGGTACAGGTTCATCCGCGGCTACGTCATTCTGTGGGCGGACATTTTCCTCCTAGTCATCCTCCGCATCCTGCATGTATTCCGGTCCGTGCCATACATCGAACCCGTCGCTACCCAACTCACTAAGCTTGTGGAATGGCTTCCAGAAAATCTGCAGCGCCTCAGAGTGAAAGTATCAGTCTACGGCATCACCAACGTCCGGTTCTTCCACATCATACGCGCGTGGAAATACGAGATCTTCAAACTATCGGAAGTCGGTCAGAAGGCCCCGGACGTCGGGCTCGTGAGGTTCGACGGAGTCAGCTGTCGTCTGCTGGACTTCATGAAGCCGGGGCGACCTCTGGTGGTAGTGTTCGGAAGCTGTACCTGA
- the LOC121381423 gene encoding uncharacterized protein LOC121381423 has product MDRGTHNNICNKQEAEEEVITSQEQPGNIALDVLTDMMHRVVDDVDSAEETNQISKSIQDINLNNLAEKTVTGDISCIEGELLKVTTEDPEQDQGELLDLTTEEHNHSSTWDSSITDDEIEVICKHSSPYVVTTTDMNKIQKSDNGEEIPIGSLDIQGAVALDTSNECGEPQTQSIMYMSQQYNVPMPETPASYLGSEWGSQLYNNQVQPTHQDGSLMQHLSNGLPPQFMQQPTNQQSVNNGFQYSAQGTQANPPANNGFQYSAQGTQSNPPVNNGFQYSSQGAQGNTWATWTTPLDYNPQNPNRPQNTPQQFWSSNASFVSGNNDFQTPPPPPPPPPTFPEFHPSASNQFDFATEPSAFIYPSIYVSHAGLITVLLKDDISVEMLVDRTVRLVSHNRQMAIALSSKGNMSSIFHPILKLLQNGTAMDIDLGSVQAKITSRDIQFANEMSCFKFDYTQIEPATPNFNDLSKDSSVNLLFSSEGYGQNLVTQCLDLASKAEYENLPKGGVIVRINGVKITRRARGEVSVETGPKNIRLVPNTGICHVQTQILDVSINQDHSVSIRRDVNSLIAANGRVVLSNGCIEAGFDEHSRLKVLSLPRRSPLPVGVKRQRRPGGTAGTRRKATALGGMP; this is encoded by the coding sequence ATGGATAGAGGAACACACAATAATATATGCAACAAACAAGAAGCCGAAGAAGAGGTTATAACAAGTCAAGAACAACCAGGTAATATTGCACTTGATGTTTTGACAGATATGATGCACAGAGTTGTTGATGACGTTGATAGTGCGGAAGAAACTAATCAAATTTCAAAGTCAATACAagatataaatttaaataatcttGCTGAAAAGACAGTAACTGGTGATATTTCATGTATAGAGGGTGAGCTATTGAAGGTAACAACGGAAGACCCTGAACAAGATCAAGGTGAATTATTGGATCTAACAACAGAGGAGCACAATCATTCCAGCACCTGGGATTCGTCTATCACGGACGATGAAATTGAAGTCATTTGCAAACATTCATCGCCTTATGTTGTAACCACTACGGATATGAACAAAATTCAAAAAAGTGACAATGGTGAGGAAATCCCCATTGGAAGCCTTGATATTCAAGGCGCAGTGGCTCTAGACACATCCAATGAATGCGGTGAGCCACAAACTCAGAGTATAATGTACATGTCACAACAGTATAATGTACCGATGCCAGAAACACCCGCAAGTTACCTTGGATCAGAATGGGGTAGTCAGTTGTATAATAATCAAGTGCAACCAACACACCAAGACGGTTCCCTAATGCAGCACCTCTCGAACGGCTTACCACCCCAGTTTATGCAGCAACCGACCAACCAGCAATCTGTAAACAATGGATTTCAATACTCGGCACAGGGGACCCAGGCCAACCCTCCAGCAAACAATGGTTTCCAGTACTCTGCCCAGGGAACACAGTCGAACCCACCTGTCAACAATGGTTTTCAGTATTCATCACAGGGGGCACAGGGCAACACGTGGGCTACATGGACTACACCTTTGGACTATAATCCACAGAACCCAAATCGGCCCCAAAATACACCTCAGCAGTTCTGGAGTAGTAATGCTTCTTTCGTTTCTGGAAACAACGATTTCCAAACACCGCCTCCTCCCCCGCCGCCGCCTCCGACATTTCCAGAGTTCCATCCATCAGCTAGCAATCAGTTCGACTTTGCCACAGAACCGTCTGCTTTTATTTATCCATCAATCTACGTGTCTCATGCCGGACTCATCACCGTCCTGCTTAAAGACGACATCTCCGTGGAAATGCTCGTGGATCGTACTGTCCGTCTTGTGAGCCACAACCGCCAGATGGCGATCGCTTTGAGCAGCAAAGGAAACATGAGCAGCATATTCCACCCGATCCTAAAACTACTACAGAATGGAACGGCCATGGACATTGACTTGGGCAGTGTTCAGGCAAAAATTACATCACGTGACATTCAGTTCGCCAATGAAATGAGCTGTTTCAAGTTTGACTACACTCAGATAGAACCCGCCACTCCTAACTTTAATGACTTATCGAAAGACAGTTCAGTgaatttgttgttttcttcaGAAGGCTATGGACAGAATTTAGTCACGCAGTGTTTGGATCTTGCATCAAAAGCCGAATATGAAAATCTGCCGAAAGGTGGCGTCATCGTTCGCATCAACGGCGTAAAAATAACACGAAGGGCACGAGGGGAGGTAAGCGTGGAGACCGGACCGAAAAACATCAGACTGGTTCCCAACACGGGCATATGTCACGTGCAGACCCAGATCCTGGATGTCTCGATAAACCAAGACCACAGTGTCTCGATAAGACGGGACGTGAACAGTCTGATAGCCGCCAACGGCAGGGTGGTCCTCTCAAACGGCTGCATCGAGGCCGGATTCGACGAGCACAGCCGTCTCAAAGTGCTGTCTCTGCCTCGGCGATCTCCTCTGCCAGTTGGGGTGAAAAGACAAAGACGACCAGGGGGAACTGCCGGCACAAGGAGGAAGGCCACGGCACTCGGCGGCATGCCGTAG